A segment of the Bordetella flabilis genome:
CCTGAGCCGCGGCAGGTCAAGCGCGGCCTACACCTAGGGGTGGCGCTTCACGGCCGCCTTTTCATCCGCCACCCGTCCACAGAGCCCATCATGAACGCTCGTTACCTGTATCTCGCCGCCAGGCTGGCCTTGCCCTGCCTGCTCGCCGCCGTGTTCCCCGCCGCCGCGCAAACCGGCTATCCCACCCACCCTGTCACGCTCGTTGTTCCCTTCCCCCCCGGCGGCGCCACGGACGTGGGCGGTCGCGTCATCGCGCAGGCACTTGGCAAGGAACTCGGCCAAAGCGTGGTCGTGGAGAACCGCGCCGGCGCGGGAACCGTCATCGGCGCTTCGTATGTGGCGCGCTCTGCGCCCGACGGCTACACCCTGCTGATCAGTTCCGGCACGACCTTCACCATCAATCCAGCCGTACGCCGGGAGCTGCCCTACGACCCCGTCAAGAACTTCGAGCCGATCGGCATCGTGGCGCGCACGGGGCTGATCCTGCTGGCCCATCCGCAGGTCCCGGTCAGCGACGTGAAATCGTTCCTGGCCTATGCGAGGGACCCGTCGCACGCCGGCACGCCATACGGCTCCTTCGGCAGCGGT
Coding sequences within it:
- a CDS encoding Bug family tripartite tricarboxylate transporter substrate binding protein, giving the protein MNARYLYLAARLALPCLLAAVFPAAAQTGYPTHPVTLVVPFPPGGATDVGGRVIAQALGKELGQSVVVENRAGAGTVIGASYVARSAPDGYTLLISSGTTFTINPAVRRELPYDPVKNFEPIGIVARTGLILLAHPQVPVSDVKSFLAYARDPSHAGTPYGSFGSGTTANFVGEAFAAAAGIKLTHVAYKGSAPAMADLIGGQIPFSIDTVAAALPQLKNGKVKAIAVSSPQRSAFLPDVPTFAESGYPQVAMDTWLMVAAPRGLPAEVRTRLGKALADVIANPDIRKSLLAQGFEPGFQDAQQGEALIRKELPQMREIAERANIKAD